The following coding sequences lie in one Arachis ipaensis cultivar K30076 chromosome B05, Araip1.1, whole genome shotgun sequence genomic window:
- the LOC107641411 gene encoding pre-mRNA-splicing factor SLU7: protein MATASGRNLLNVFDGPDTSIWFFEADVLWLRASCRYGWQTLIVSEKNKISSVVLGSVVHNMATASVAFKSREDHRKQIELEEARKAGLAPAEVDEDGKEINPHIPQYMSSAPWYLNAERPSLKHQRKWKSDPNYTKSWYDRGAKIFQADKYRKGLYDRAGRIIKGQEAALPRSKYEEDVYINNHTTVWGSWWRDHQWGYKCCKQTIRNSYCTGAAGIEAAEAASDLMKANIARKEAAAEDPTPTEEKKLATWGTDVPDDIVLDDKLLAEALKKEDQRKREEKDERKRKYNVRWNDEVTAEDMEAYRMKRVHHDDPMKDFLH, encoded by the exons ATGGCCACCGCTTCAG GAAGGAATTTATTGAATGTTTTTGATGGCCCTGATACTTCCATTTGGTTCTTTGAGGCCGATGTCTTGTGGCTTAGGGCTTCATGTCGTTATGGCTGGCAGACT CTAATTGtttcagaaaaaaataaaatctcttCAGTCGTATTGGGATCAGTTGTTCACAACATGGCCACCGCTTCAG TGGCATTCAAGTCCAGGGAGGACCATCGCAAACAGATTGAGTTAGAGGAAGCACGTAAAGCTGGGCTTGCACCAGCTGAGGTGGATGAAGATGGTAAAGAAATTAACCCTCACATTCCCCAGTATATGTCATCTGCACCTTGGTATCTTAATGCTGAGAGACCT AGTTTAAAACATCAAAGGAAGTGGAAATCCGATCCCAATTACACCAAATCATGGTATGATAGAGGTGCTAAAATTTTCCAGGCTGACAAGTACAGGAAAGGT TTATATGATCGAGCTGGTAGAATTATCAAGGGACAG GAGGCAGCACTTCCTAGAAGCAAGTATGAGGAGGATGTTTACATTAACAACCACACTACTGTTTGGGGCTCATGGTGGAGGGACCACCAATGGGGCTATAAGTGCTGCAAGCAGACCATACGTAATAGCTATTGCACTGGTGCTGCTGGTATAGAGGCTGCTGAGGCTGCAAGTGATCTTATGAAGGCTAATATTGCCCGTAAGGAGGCTGCTGCAG AGGATCCTACACCTACAGAGGAGAAAAAGCTTGCTACATGGGGAACTGATGTCCCTGATGATATAGTCCTGGATGACAAGTTGCTAGCTGAGGCCCTCAAAAAG GAGGATcaaaggaagagagaagagaaagatgaGAGGAAGCGTAAATATAATGTCAGATGGAATGATGAG GTTACGGCTGAGGATATGGAGGCATACAGGATGAAGAGAGTACACCATGATGATCCAATGAAAGACTTCCTGCACTGA
- the LOC110262644 gene encoding uncharacterized protein LOC110262644, with amino-acid sequence MFVHAVLRMISKEQSWKKNQQMKLTCLHFRVTYVVMIGIMLVIAGKFLMEITLESEASIFALTSPRFPPENICWILLLLIGSSLKDSKRMDHVAKRQGCATQVASEKGFFSIIFNLQVPGSTHYSMVFYFVTKELVPGSLLQRFVDGDDEFRNSRLKLIPSVPKGS; translated from the exons ATGTTTGTCCATGCGGTCTTGAGAATGATATCAAAAGAACAG tcttggaagaagaaccagCAGATGAAATTGACTTGTCTTCATTTTCGGGTAACTTACGTCGTGATGATCGGGATAATGCTCGTGATTGCTGGAAAATTTCTGATGGAAATAACTTTAGAGTCAGAAGCAAGCATTTTTGCTTTGACAAGTCCAAGGTTCCCGCCGGAAAACATCTGCTGGATCTTGTTGCTGTTGATTGGTTCAAGCCTCAAGGACTCAAAAAGGATGGACCATGTAGCTAAGCGTCAGGGTTGTGCAACACAA GTTGCATCAGAAAAAGGGTTTTTCTCCATTATCTTTAATCTTCAA GTGCCTGGATCAACACACTATAGTATGGTATTCTATTTTGTGACAAAAGAATTAGTTCCTGGATCCCTCTTGCAACGCTTTGTTGATGGTGACGATGAATTCCGAAATAGCAGGTTGAAGCTCATTCCATCAGTCCCCAAG GGCTCGTGA
- the LOC107641410 gene encoding putative disease resistance protein RGA1, translating into MFHLCERIATTDKKAELMEWRQTSSVITQPEIYGREEDKERVVQALIQTCDTERAAVHTIVGLGGLGKTTLAQLVFNDDRIKKHFDLKIWVCVSEDFSLKRMIKAILDSASVSVSALPQDENSILPALRLSYLNLPLKSRQCFSFCAIFPKDAEIEKDELVHLWMANGFVSSEGTMTVEDVAEEIISELCWASFFQDIEKDYLGKVRCFKIHDLLHDLAQYVMGDVCCTVNDEMPIEHPKRIRHLTMGPCARNQIISACTFRSLRTFHFRQTNCALASTKILGPLESLRALDLGYVNLLSKPPAVARHLKYLKALRHLYLRGCSSLVYMPNEIGQLNSLRTLNIYIVGKKKGLRLDELAQLCLRGELHIKNLERVTNAADAKEANLMGKQLDVLKLSWGRNEQSKLLQNVDQILEALEPHPKLINLGVGGYQGMYFPQWMGNPHLKNLCSIKLVDCWYSQQLPLLGRLPSLKILAICCMHNLRYVDDESYDGGVARGFQSLMCLELCCMPNLEGLSKEEGGDMFPCLSEMNVIACPRLTFPALPSVRKLCIAKARRRSGHDLFSREILLSQCPSKTRSPNQVQMDSIHGLGCLEILEIHDDQELASFPKGTLQGLCRLRQLHIHHQSKMEVLPLELANNAALQELHIIGCHNLESLTDQVLTGLQSIEKLKIFECDKFKGLSTGFQSLSSLKDLIISFCPQMVALAEDLQHMPPMLQSITLHELKNLECLPYCWGSTMTLQSLYIACCPKLKSLPISVGWFNGLNSLTVVHCPSIQKQFEKETGKDWKWIKHIPNVDLGENCWVIPTIAASYPDLTFSGTAQNYIID; encoded by the exons ATGTTTCATCTGTGTGAGAGAATTGCAACCACTGACAAGAAAGCTGAGTTGATGGAGTGGCGCCAAACCTCCTCTGTTATCACTCAACCTGAAATCTATGGAAGAGAGGAAGATAAGGAACGTGTTGTGCAAGCTTTGATTCAGACTTGTGATACTGAGCGTGCCGCGGTGCATACTATAGTTGGTCTTGGTGGTCTCGGAAAAACAACACTTGCTCAGCTGGTCTTCAATGATGACAGGATAAAGAAGCATTTTGACTTGAAGATTTGGGTTTGTGTCTCTGAGGACTTCAGTCTCAAGAGAATGATCAAGGCTATTTTGGATTCGGCTTCAGTGAGTGTTAGCGCTTTGCCACAAGATGAAAACTCTATCTTACCTGCTCTGAGATTAAGCTACTTGAACTTGCCATTAAAATCAAGGCAGTGTTTTTCTTTTTGTGCTATTTTCCCTAAAGATGCTGAGATTGAAAAGGATGAACTTGTTCATCTCTGGATGGCAAATGGCTTCGTCTCATCTGAAGGAACAATGACAGTTGAAGATGTAGCTGAGGAGATAATTAGTGAACTATGCTGGGCATCATTTTTTCAAGACATTGAAAAAGATTATCTTGGCAAAGTTAGGTGCTTCAAAATACATGATCTACTTCATGACCTCGCTCAATATGTTATGGGTGATGTGTGTTGCACTGTAAATGATGAGATGCCCATTGAACATCCAAAAAGAATTCGCCATCTCACGATGGGGCCATGTGCTCGGAACCAAATCATTTCTGCTTGCACATTTAGATCCTTAAGGACATTTCACTTCCGACAGACAAATTGTGCTTTGGCTTCAACGAAGATATTGGGACCACTTGAATCTTTGCGAGCACTTGATTTGGGGTATGTAAAT TTATTGTCGAAGCCTCCGGCGGTTGCCCGCCATCTGAAATACCTAAAAGCTCTTCGACATCTCTACTTAAGGGGGTGCAGTTCGTTGGTTTACATGCCTAATGAGATTGGCCAGTTGAATTCTTTGAGAACCTTGAATATTTACATAGTAGGTAAGAAGAAAGGGCTAAGGTTAGATGAATTAGCACAATTATGCCTCAGAGGGGAACTCCACATTAAGAACCTGGAAAGAGTAACAAATGCAGCAGATGCCAAGGAAGCCAATTTAATGGGTAAGCAGCTAGACGTGTTGAAATTGTCATGGGGAAGAAATGAGCAATCTAAGTTGCTGCAAAATGTTGATCAGATTCTCGAAGCCCTGGAACCTCATCCAAAGCTCATAAATTTAGGGGTGGGAGGATACCAAGGTATGTATTTCCCACAATGGATGGGCAATCCTCACTTGAAGAATTTGTGTTCCATAAAACTTGTGGATTGCTGGTATAGTCAACAACTCCCCCTACTGGGGAGATTACCATCTCTAAAAATACTTGCAATATGTTGTATGCATAATTTGAGATATGTTGATGATGAATCTTATGATGGGGGAGTAGCCAGAGGATTCCAGTCTCTAATGTGTTTGGAATTGTGTTGCATGCCAAACTTGGAAGGGTTATCAAAAGAGGAAGGAGGTGACATGTTCCCATGTCTTTCCGAAATGAATGTTATTGCATGTCCAAGATTGACATTCCCTGCCCTTCCATCTGTTAGAAAATTATGTATAGCAAAAGCACGGAGGAGATCTGGTCATGATTTATTCTCTAGAGAGATCTTATTATCTCAATGCCCTTCTAAAACAAGGAGCCCCAACCAAGTTCAGATGGATTCGATTCATGGTCTCGGTTGTCTCGAAATCCTTGAAATTCATGATGATCAAGAGTTGGCTTCGTTTCCAAAGGGGACCCTTCAAGGTCTATGTCGCCTCAGACAACTCCATATTCATCACCAGAGCAAAATGGAAGTACTTCCACTTGAACTAGCTAACAACGCTGCCCTTCAAGAATTGCATATAATTGGATGCCACAACTTGGAGTCATTAACAGATCAAGTGTTAACTGGGTTACAGTCGATCGAAAAACTAAAAATTTTCGAATGTGATAAATTCAAAGGCTTATCCACAGGTTTTCAAAGTCTTAGTTCCCTCAAGGATCTAATCATTTCCTTCTGTCCACAAATGGTAGCATTAGCAGAAGATTTACAACACATGCCCCCCATGTTGCAATCAATAACTCTTCATGAGCTCAAAAATCTAGAATGTTTACCTTATTGTTGGGGTAGTACCATGACTCTTCAGTCACTATACATAGCCTGTTGCCCCAAGTTGAAGTCTCTTCCAATAAGCGTTGGATGGTTCAATGGTCTAAACAGTTTGACAGTTGTACATTGTCCTAGCATACAGAAACAATTCGAGAAGGAAACAGGGAAGGATTGGAAATGGATTAAGCACATTCCAAATGTTGATCTTGGAGAAAATTGTTGGGTGATTCCCACTATAGCAGCGAGTTACCCAGATCTGACTTTCTCCGGTACAGCTCAAAACTACATTATTGATTGA